A window of Roseobacter fucihabitans genomic DNA:
TTTTTCCGGGCGGGGCGGGCTTTGCTGATGCGCTTGATGCCTATGGCAAGCTGGAGGCGGCTTTTCCGGGCGCGCTGGATAAATTGCGGGATCCGGCTTTCGCCAGATGGATGGCCAAGGATCTGCAAAACCGCCTGTTCTTGCTGGCCGGGACGCGGCACACGGTGACGTTCTTGTTGCGCGCATTCGCGAAGACAATACCTGATGCACCCCTCACGGATCCTGCGGGTGATCCCCCCTCTTGTCAGGTGGCCTCAAACCCCACGACCCTGACCTTCTACAATTTTGATCAGCCACAGCTCGACCTTCTTGTACAAACCATTGACGTTGCCGGGCTTTTGGCCCCTCTGGCCGAGCAGAGTTTCTCCAGCGCGGAGCTGCTGAACGCCGCCATACGCGGTGCCCTGGCGGAGGCGTTGGATCTGTGTACGGTGGACCGGATCAGCCAGCTTGTGCTGGGTTCTGACCCGCTTGGTCTGCGGTTTCAGCTTGATCCGCAACGCGTGGCGGGCTTCGTGCTGAACCCCGATTTGCTCGATAGTGCACCGGTTCTACAGCCGCTCACCGGGGTCAAGACCGCCAACCGCGATGATCTTATCGCGGGGTTGGAAATCAACCTGTCCAACGCCTTGAGCGCCGCCTTGAATGCGCAGATCGAAGAGGCTGCCGACTTGTTGAGCGCCGCCGCTGAGGAGGTAAGCGAACCTCTGGATGCGGCACGCGTTGACCCGGAAAACTTCGACCCGCTCGATTTGCCGCCCCTGATCGGGGTGACAGACGCCAGCGTCACCGCAGCCCTGCAAACCCTGCCCAACGAGGCTTTCAAACAGGCGATCTATGACGGGCCGTTCCTGACAGGGACCAATGTCGAATTGATCAAGGCAGATGTGCGCGCCTTGTTGCGCCCGCTGGTTGCGGATCAGGTAAAGGACATTGTGGCGCGCGACATGGCACTGATCGACGCGGCGATCAGCAGTGACTGGCAGCTCACACCAGACTTGCTTGACCGGATCATGAGCGTGGAAGGCGTGGCACAAAGTGCGGGTGATCCAAGTGCTGCCAACCTTGAAGAGCGCATGCAAAGCCTGTTGCGCATCACCTATCCCACCGAACGCCTGTTTCAGGCGGCGTTGAACACGATCCCCGCTGCGACCGGTCAATTGGTGAGCGCGCCGCTGTCGCCGGACTTGAACGCGCGGGCGATCAAAGTGGCGACGACCAGTCTTGAAAATCCCAATGACCCGCGCGTGACGGGTAATTTTGCAGCACCGGATTGCAACTGCGTGCCCAAGCGGAATTTGCCCGATAACAGCCATGTTTATGGGTTTTACCCCTTCTGGTTCTCACCGCTTGAAGAGGCGGCGCGTGAAAACCCCGAGGCGGTTCTGGCCCCCGCGCCGATCGATTTCGGTATGATCAGCCGCATCGCGTTTTACGGATTGGAATTCCAGTTCGAGTTCCCGCAGGCCGCTGCCGGGGATCGTAACCTGCAACTCAAGAACCTGACGCATTGGGTGAAGATGAAGCGCGATTTCATCAATTCCGCGCATCAGCACCGCGCCGAGGTGGACCTGGCTTTTGATCTGCGCAATTGGGCGGCGTGGTCGGAAGTCGAGCAAACCTATGCGATCGAGCGCATCGTGGATCATTCAGGCCCCATCGCGCGATTGCAGGACCGCTCGCTTGCAGGCGTCAGAAACGCGATACCGACGCTTTTTGACGTTATGCAACCTGACGGCGTGACGCTGATTTTTGAGGATTACTCGGGCCGCCCGAATGATGAGATCAACACCAGCAAGATGATCCGCATCATCCGGCAGGTTCAGGATGCGCTCGAACCGCGCGGGCAGACGGTCAATCTCGCCTTTGACTTTTCGTTGATCGACGTGCCGCCGAGCGAAGCCTTGATGAATGATCTGCGCGAATTATTGATCCCCGGCGAAGATGGCGAGAAAACCGTCGACAAAATCCTGGTGTTTCTGGAACGCCCGACGACGGAGACCAAAAAGAACCTGCGCGCGCGCATGGATCAGGGTGATTTTCGCGGCACGGAGCGCTCCACCGTGTTGCGCAGTTTCATCCCCATACTGCCCCCGAGTGCACATGAACAGGTTAAACAACGTCTGCTAGACGGGCAGGACCCGGACCCTGACGCTGATGCCTTCAGCCAGTTTTTGGATGATGTCGTGTATTTTCAGGATAACTTCGCAGGTATTGGCTTCTGGCCCGTACCACTGCCGGATGGTGTTGAAACGCCGGCGTTGAACGAGATCATTGCCACGGAATGGAACGCGGCCACGCTGCCGGTGCAGCTGACGTTGATACAGGGCAGTTTTGATCAGGTCTGCACCTGGTCCTGCCCGCGGCGCGCTTATATCACGCTGGTTGCAATGGCGGTTTTTGCGGTGGTCATCCTGTTGACCTGGCGGTCATTCTACAGTGGGTTGATCGACAAGATCGCCTTCAAGATGGGCGTGGTGCGCATTGGTGTGGCCGGTGTTTTCGTGATGCTTGTGATCCTGAGCACCTGCGATCACAAGGCGTTCTGGCCTCCGATACTTCTCATTGCGTTGATTGTATTTCTGCTTTTGACGCTTTTGGGAACGATCATCCAGCGTGCGCGTAACGGTCCCAAACCGTGACGCAAAAGCAGGGCCGCAAAATCGACGGGTGCGCATAAAAAAGGCCGCGCAGGGCGGCCTTTTTCGATAGATTTGTGAAGATCACACGCTCATGCAGATGTATTTCATCTCCAGATAATCGTCGATCCCGTGATGCGATCCTTCGCGACCCAGGCCGGATTGTTTTACCCCGCCAAAGGGTCCGACTTCGGTCGATATGATACCGGTATTCACACCGACGATCCCGTACTCCAGCGCTTCAGCGACCTTATAAACGCGGCTCAGATCCTTGGCATAAAAGTACGAAGCCAAACCAAAAATCGTGTCATTGGCCATCGCGATCACTTCGTCTTCATCCTCGAATTTGAACAGCGGGGCAAGTGGCCCAAAGGTCTCCTCCGACGCCACTTTCATATCCTGCGTTACGCCGGTGACGATTGTGGGCTCAAAGAAGGTTCCGCCCATTTCATGCGCCTTGCCCCCCGTCAGGATGGCACCGCCATGCGCGACCACATCTTCCATGTGTTCCTTGACCTTTTCCACCGCGTCCTTGTTGATCAGCGGGCCGGTGGTGACACCTTCCAACAGGCCATCGCCGACCTTGAGGTTCTCGACGGCCACTTTCAGCTTGGCGGCAAAGGCATCATAGACGCCCGCCTGCACATAGATACGGTTGGCGCAAACACAGGTCTGGCCGTTGTTGCGAAACTTGCACAGCATCGCGCCTTCGACGGCGGCGTCCAGATCGGCATCGTCAAACACGATAAAGGGCGCGTTGCCGCCCAGTTCCATGGAGCATTTCATCACTTGATCGGCGGCTTGCTTGAGCAGGATGCGCCCCACTTCCGTCGACCCGGTGAAGGTCAATTTGCGCACTGCCGGGTTTTCGCAGAACTCTTTGCCCACGGCGGAGGAGGACGAAGACGGCACCACGTTGAACACGCCCGCCGGAACGCCCGCGCGTTCGGCTAAAACACCCATCACGATGGCGCTGAGCGGTGTTTCGGCGGCAGGGCGTGCGACAAAGGCGCAGCCAACGGCCAAAGCGGGGGCTGCCTTGCGCGTGATCATCGCATTGGGGAAATTCCAGGGCGTGATTGAAGCGGCCACGCCAATGGGTTGTTTCAAAACGGTAATACGCTTGTCGCGTTGATGGCCGGGGATGGTTTCGCCGTAAACGCGCTTGGCCTGCTCGCCCATGAATTCGATAAAGCTGGCCCCGTAAGCGATCTCGCCTTTGGCCTCGGCATGCGGCTTGCCCTGTTCCGCCGTCAGGATGGTTGCCAGATCATCGGCGTTTTCCATCATCAGATCGAACCACTTGCGCATCACGCCCGCGCGTTCCTTGCCGGTCCAGGTGGCCCATTCCTTCTGTGCCTTTTCGGCCTGCGCAATCGCGCCTGCGACCTGAGCGCGGCTGAGATTGGCGACAGAGGCGATCACATCGCCACGCGCAGGGTTGATCACGTCGAACGTCCCGTCGTCCCCATCCACCCATTGCCCACCGATATAGGCGCGGGTTTCCAGCAGGCTGGGGTCTTTCAAAAGAGATTTGAGGTCGGTGTTTAGAATATCTGTCATTTCGGGTCCTCCGCGAAAATGTCTATGGCTCTCAAACCAACTCTGAGTATGATTGTCCAGTTCCGAAGAGGAGGGAGAGCGAAATGAAACCCCTGGATGATGCCTATGCCAATGCTGCCTATATCGCTGGGGCTGACGCCTATCCGCCTGCGTGGGAAAAAGCCGCGGCTGCCTTTCGTGAAGAGCTAGGCGCGCGCGCAGAGCTGGGATTGTCTTATGGGCGATCAGAGCGGCAGGTGTTTGATTTCTTCAACGCCGAGGGTGTTTCACGCGGCACGTTGATCTTCGTGCACGGCGGGTATTGGAAGGCGTTTGATCGCAGCCATTGGTCGCATCTGGCAGCTGGTGCGATGGCGTCGGGCTGGTCGGTTGCGATGCCGAGTTATGATCTGTGCCCCGACGTGCGCATTTCCGATATTACCAGACAGATTGCCACAGCCGTCAGCAAGATCGCCGATCGCACCTTCGAACCGATTGCGCTTGCGGGTCATTCTGCCGGGGGGCATCTGGTGTCGCGGATGATGGATCCGCTGGTGTTGCCCGAGCCCGTGCGTCGCCGAATTACGCGAATTGCGTCGATTTCGCCCGTTGCGGATCTTGAGCCGCTACTGGAAACCTCAATGAACGACATCCTGCGTCTGGATGCGCAGGAGGCGCGCGCGGAAAGTCTGATGAGCATGGCGCGTCCTCAGGGCGCGGAGGTGAAAATCTGGGTGGGCGCACAGGAACGTCCCGCCTTTCTGGAACAGGCAGAGGCGCAGGCGCGCGCATGGGGCGCGCGGCAGGTGGTCGTACCGGACAAGCATCATTTCGATGTGATCGACGCTTTGGCGGATCCGACAAGCGACATGGTGGCTTTCCTCATGGGCAATAAGGTTTGATTTCGCTTGCGAATTCGGCCGTTGGAGCAAACACTTTGTGGGCGATGGCGTCGCCGCTGAAAAGCCGCACCCCGTCCTGAACGCGGTGGCCTTTCTGGTACAGGAACAGGAGGGTCCAGCATGGCCGTCAAAACGCGACACTGCGCAAATGCTTGGATTGCAGAACGCCAGCCGAAGCGTTCCGAGATGAGCTGATGAAATTAGCGCGGCGATTAGATACCCTGCCTACGCAAACGGACGCGATCAGAATGGAGCTCACATTTGTTCGTGGAGGAGGCAGACCCTGCGAGCCTTGAAGCCTGGAAGGTAAACATTGCCGCGCATAAATTTGGGATGAGCCTTTTGCAACCGGACGCGTCTTGTGCCGCGATCACGCAGAAGATCAACGCCTTCCTCGCGGAGCGGGATATGCTATAACACCGGACGTTTGGATATGGTCACTCCTTTGGCGTTTTGAGCCATTATTACGGGCGTGAAGCGGGGTTGGAACTGCGCGAAGACATCGATACCGTTCTGGAACCTGGCATGGTGATCTTGATGGAGCAAATGCTGAACATCGCGGCGGATCAACCCGGGTCGGGGGGATACCGCGAACATGATATTCTGGTGATGACGGACGAAGGCAATAAGAACATCACGGGATATCCCTATAGCCTGAATTCAACGTTGTCCCCTGAAAAGTAGACCGCCCACCGGTTTGGTGCCGGGTTTCGTGGGCCCAAGGCCCTCGCGCGAAGTGGGCGCGGCCCTTTGTTGATACGGAAAAATGGGGAATTGCGCCGGTGGGGGGCGATGAACGAGCGGGGTTTGAGCCGCATTGTGGATATTGAGCGGGTCGGGGGGGGGCAACATTGCAACCGGGGCGAAAATGATGGACGTGGCGAAATGCCAGGTGTCAATATTATGTTTTAAACCAATCGGTTGTGTATTTATATCTACGTTTTTTCGAAGATTTCAGCGGGCGTCCGGTGTCGGATGTACTTGCGCGGCGTGGCATTAGGCGATGGCAAATCGACCTGAAATCACGATTTGTTGACGCCGGTATCCTCTTGGCCGGCGGCGTCT
This region includes:
- a CDS encoding alpha/beta hydrolase, which gives rise to MKPLDDAYANAAYIAGADAYPPAWEKAAAAFREELGARAELGLSYGRSERQVFDFFNAEGVSRGTLIFVHGGYWKAFDRSHWSHLAAGAMASGWSVAMPSYDLCPDVRISDITRQIATAVSKIADRTFEPIALAGHSAGGHLVSRMMDPLVLPEPVRRRITRIASISPVADLEPLLETSMNDILRLDAQEARAESLMSMARPQGAEVKIWVGAQERPAFLEQAEAQARAWGARQVVVPDKHHFDVIDALADPTSDMVAFLMGNKV
- a CDS encoding NAD-dependent succinate-semialdehyde dehydrogenase, translated to MTDILNTDLKSLLKDPSLLETRAYIGGQWVDGDDGTFDVINPARGDVIASVANLSRAQVAGAIAQAEKAQKEWATWTGKERAGVMRKWFDLMMENADDLATILTAEQGKPHAEAKGEIAYGASFIEFMGEQAKRVYGETIPGHQRDKRITVLKQPIGVAASITPWNFPNAMITRKAAPALAVGCAFVARPAAETPLSAIVMGVLAERAGVPAGVFNVVPSSSSSAVGKEFCENPAVRKLTFTGSTEVGRILLKQAADQVMKCSMELGGNAPFIVFDDADLDAAVEGAMLCKFRNNGQTCVCANRIYVQAGVYDAFAAKLKVAVENLKVGDGLLEGVTTGPLINKDAVEKVKEHMEDVVAHGGAILTGGKAHEMGGTFFEPTIVTGVTQDMKVASEETFGPLAPLFKFEDEDEVIAMANDTIFGLASYFYAKDLSRVYKVAEALEYGIVGVNTGIISTEVGPFGGVKQSGLGREGSHHGIDDYLEMKYICMSV